In a genomic window of Stegostoma tigrinum isolate sSteTig4 chromosome 43, sSteTig4.hap1, whole genome shotgun sequence:
- the LOC125449098 gene encoding zinc finger protein 271-like: MSKHQRSHPGERLWKCGDCGKGFLYPCELKTHQRSHTGEKPFTCADCGMAFSRSSNLRIHQRVHTGERPFTCSVCGRAFAQSASLLIHQRVHTGERPFTCSQCGKGFTRCSKLLEHQRVHNGERPFTCSDCGKGFTHSSKLLEHRVVHTGERPFTCSVCGKGFTRSSNLQIHQRVHTGEKPFSCSMCGKGFTRSSKLLEHQRVHTGERPFACPVCGKAFTQSSSLRIHQRVHTEERAFTCSECGQAFLRSSKLLEHQGVHTGKKPFTCSECGKGFTHSCRLLEHQRVHTGERPFTCSDCGKGFKCSSNLLIHQRIHTGERPFTCFDCGKGFTHSSSLHIHQRIHTGERPFTCSECGKGFNRSSNLLKHQRIHTGERPFACSECGKAFNCSSKLLIHQRVHTGEKPFTCPDCGKGFIQSSNLLRHQRVHTGEKPFTCSECGKAFAQSTILLIHQRIHMREKPFTCSDCGKGFTQSSNLRRHQRVHAGEKNSLGQLTG; the protein is encoded by the coding sequence atgtccaaacaccAGCGCAGTCACCCTGGGGAGAGACTATGGAAATGCGGAGATTGCGGGAAGGGATTTCTTTACCCATGCGAGCTGAAAACTCACCAACGCAgccacactggggagaagccattcacctgtgCTGATTGTGGGATGGCATTCAGTCGATCATCCAATCTGCGGAtacaccagcgggttcacactggggagagacctttcacCTGCTCAGTTTGTGGGAGAGCATTCGCACAGTCAGCCAgcctgctgatacaccagcgagttcacactggggagagaccatttacCTGTTCTcaatgtgggaaaggattcactcgctGTTCGAAACTACTGGAACACCAGCGTGTTCACaatggagagaggccattcacctgctctgattgtgggaagggattcactcactCATCTAAACTGCTGGAACACCGGGtggttcacactggagagagaccattcacctgctcagtgtgtgggaaaggattcactcgatCATCCAACCTGcagatacaccagcgagttcacactggggagaaaccgtttagctgctccatgtgtgggaagggattcactcggtcATCCAAACTGTTggaacaccagcgagttcacactggggagagaccatttgCCTGCCCAgtgtgtgggaaagcattcactcagtcatccagccTGCGGATCCACCAGCGAGTCCACACTGAAGAGAGAGCATTCACCTGTTCTGAATGTGGACAAGCATTTCTTCGCTCATCTAAACTACTGGAACACCAAGGAGTTCACACAGggaagaaaccattcacctgttctgaatGCGGCAAAGGATTCACTCACTCATGTAGATTGCTggaacaccagcgagttcacactggagagagaccattcacctgttctgattgtgggaaaggattcaaatgctcatctaatctgctgatacaccagcgaattcacactggggagagaccattcacctgctttgattgtgggaagggattcactcattcATCCAGCCTGCATatacaccagcgaattcacactggggaaagaccattcacctgttctgaatGTGGAAAAGGATTTAATCGGTCATCTAATCTGCTGaaacaccagcgaattcacactggggagagaccattcgcCTGCTCTGAATGTGGAAAAGCATTCAATTGCTCGTCTAAactgctgatacaccagcgagtgCATAccggagagaaaccattcacctgccctgattgtgggaagggatttatccAATCATCCAACCTGCtcagacaccagcgagttcacactggggagaaaccattcacctgctccgagtgtggaaAAGCTTTTGCTCAGTCAACAATCCTCCTAATACATCAGCGAATTCACATgcgagagaaaccattcacctgctctgattgtgggaagggatttactcaaTCATCCAACCTGaggagacaccagcgagttcacgctggGGAGAAAAATTCTCTCGGTCAACTCACTGGCTGA